The following are from one region of the Salvia hispanica cultivar TCC Black 2014 chromosome 1, UniMelb_Shisp_WGS_1.0, whole genome shotgun sequence genome:
- the LOC125209660 gene encoding putative disease resistance protein RGA1 — protein sequence MDGGAAAIEVLVQNLINVLKEEYSLLRGLDEDAQQLQMTLGMIQAYLNDAEKKSITEDAVKFWLRKLEAVAFDADNALDELSYHLLHKKVKKMKTANAKDKVLSCFSSFNNISHQRNMAHTIKKINADFESMNKRATDLGLQSMIVNAPVAAHASSESDSFSLDPIFIGRDDDLPKLVQVFTQPSPVERIFSIVALVGMGGLGRTTLTRKVFNDERSREVILKKLQEVLKSKTYLLVLDDVWNDDVSKWEDFINSMLGVTSTKENGIIITTRNKRVASIVNPLEIHLLCGLSEDDCWSIIKTKAFDANGEVPSGVEIIGRKIAKRCQGLPLAANVVGGVLRCKSEEEWHFISENWLSDSEGGENISKVLKLSFDHLSSPSLKKCFTFCSIFPKGRRIMKRELIELWMAEGFLQASRRDDMESVGNMFFTVLLRSSLLQVAERSDNVNGECYLMHDLVHDLASSVLSNNADVSTPVRYMFLEEESNPILEKVATYLRTLFLEGGIVSTILVLSNFRCLHNLTLSGNNYSEFPNSVRKLIHLRNLNISNTRIGNLPEWIDELHHLQTLGAYIWHLKKLPSSIKYLINLRHLHIYSVTKLPTEIGRLTNLQTLRYFTVGKEKGYQIEELGNLNNLKGKLLICHLEKVHDKEEALKANISEKPNLFDLVFEWNDGREDERNDESVLEGLQPHANLKKLWINGFQGKRFPTWTKKMAVQDGLQGYWVPLDNLIEITLWKCSECEEIPMLEHLPNLKSLSLRGLKKVRFINTSFHNLKALTIEEFDGLEFLPEWLFNNNQTLSKLWIIECPVLRELPDGVNALNSLDELIIRDCPNLKSIGNPSGEARESHGILRSLWITECGELMELPSQMLDSWAPTIEDLQLKGLRRLKNLPMLIDCLAKSSHLRRLTILDVPNFMATGGVEGWDLGSLEKLKIDVSVEWSSENNGVTKDTVDGILQGCCNSLSELHLGGVANWECLPRSIQYLTALSQLTLLNFGIEELPQWFENLSSLWELRLLGCNKLRCLPSADALKRLTRLESLQIKDCPELSIDSGWRNHRRLNIDVDGQSV from the exons ATGGATGGAGGTGCGGCAGCAATTGAAGTTCTTGTTCAGAACCTGATAAACGTTTTGAAGGAAGAGTACTCTCTACTTCGAGGTCTCGATGAAGATGCCCAACAACTGCAGATGACTTTGGGGATGATTCAAGCCTACTTGAATGATGCTGAGAAGAAATCCATCACTGAAGATGCTGTCAAATTCTGGTTGAGGAAGCTCGAGGCTGTGGCTTTCGATGCTGATAATGCCTTGGACGAACTAAGCTATCATCTTCTCCAcaaaaaagtgaagaaaatgaagacaGCCAATGCCAAGGATAAGGTACTATCATGCTTCTCATCATTTAATAACATTTCACACCAGCGAAATATGGCtcatacaataaaaaaaatcaatgcgGATTTTGAGTCTATGAACAAAAGGGCAACAGATCTTGGCCTTCAAAGCATGATTGTGAATGCACCTGTTGCTGCTCATGCTTCCTCTGAGAGTGATTCGTTCAGTCTTGATCCGATCTTTATTGGAAGAGATGACGATCTGCCTAAACTAGTTCAGGTGTTTACCCAGCCCAGCCCAGTGGAACGCATCTTCTCCATTGTTGCACTAGTGGGAATGGGGGGTTTGGGGAGGACTACGTTGACTAGGAAAGTCTTTAATGATGAAAGG AGTAGGGAAGTTATTCTGAAAAAGCTACAAGAAGTTCTAAAGTCAAAAACATatcttcttgttcttgatgATGTATGGAATGACGATGTTTCAAAGTGGGAAGACTTCATTAATTCCATGTTAGGAGTTACTTCAACTAAAGAAAATGGCATTATCATCACTACAAGGAACAAAAGGGTTGCTTCAATTGTTAATCCACTTGAAATCCATCTTTTATGTGGGTTATCAGAAGATGATTGTTGGTccataatcaaaacaaaagcTTTTGATGCAAATGGAGAAGTTCCATCAGGAGTTGAGATAATTGGAAGAAAGATTGCTAAAAGATGTCAAGGTCTACCCTTAGCTGCCAATGTAGTTGGAGGTGTGCTTCGTTGTAAGTCTGAAGAAGAATGGCACTTCATTAGTGAAAATTGGCTTTCAGATAGTGAGGGAGGTGAAAATATCTCAAAAGTATTGAAATTGAGCTTTGATCACCTGTCTTCACCGTCGCTTAAGAAGTGCTTCACGTTTTGTTCGATTTTCCCCAAAGGTCGACGGATTATGAAACGGGAGCTGATTGAACTATGGATGGCAGAAGGGTTTCTTCAAGCAAGTCGCAGAGATGATATGGAGTCTGTGGGAAACATGTTCTTTACTGTACTTCTACGTAGTTCTTTGTTGCAAGTTGCAGAGAGAAGTGATAATGTAAATGGGGAATGCTATTTGATGCACGATCTTGTGCATGATCTCGCATCTTCTGTTTTATCTAATAATGCAGATGTTAGCACCCCAGTTCGATACATGTTTCTCGAAGAAGAATCAAATCCTATTCTGGAAAAAGTGGCAACGTATTTGCGTACATTATTCCTGGAAGGTGGTATTGTCAGTACCATTTTAGTGCTCTCAAATTTCCGATGTTTGCATAATCTGACTCTCAGTGGCAACAATTATAGTGAGTTTCCCAATTCGGTTAGAAAGTTGATACATTTGAGAAATCTGAATATTTCTAACACTAGAATTGGAAATTTGCCAGAGTGGATTGATGAACTTCATCACTTGCAAACATTAGGTGCATATATATGGCATTTGAAGAAGCTGCCAAGTTCGATCAAGTACTTGATTAACTTAAGGCATCTTCACATTTACTCTGTTACAAAGTTGCCTACAGAAATTGGGAGATTAACTAATCTCCAAACACTACGGTACTTTACGGTAGGCAAAGAGAAAGGCTACCAAATTGAAGAGCTCGGAAATTTGAATAATCTCAAAGGAAAACTATTGATTTGTCATCTTGAAAAGGTACATGACAAGGAAGAGGCTCTGAAGGCAAATATATCGGAGAAGccaaatttatttgatttggtgTTTGAATGGAATGATGGTAGAGAAGATGAAAGAAATGATGAGAGTGTGTTAGAAGGCCTCCAACCTCATGCAAATCTAAAGAAGCTATGGATTAATGGATTTCAAGGCAAAAGATTTCCAACATGGACCAAGAAGATGGCAGTACAGGATGGGCTTCAAGGCTATTGGGTACCACTTGACAACTTGATTGAGATAACACTTTGGAAGTGTTCGGAATGTGAGGAAATCCCGATGCTAGAGCACTTGCCTAATCTCAAATCTCTTAGTTTGCGGGGATTGAAGAAGGTGAGGTTTATAAATACATCATTTCACAATTTAAAGGCTCTCACTATAGAAGAATTCGATGGATTGGAATTTTTGCCAGAATGGTTATTCAACAACAATCAGACTCTTTCAAAGTTATGGATTATTGAGTGCCCTGTGTTGAGAGAATTACCAGATGGTGTGAACGCCCTCAATTCCCTGGACGAGTTGATTATAAGGGATTGTCCAAATCTGAAGTCGATTGGGAATCCAAGTGGCGAAGCACGGGAATCACATGGAATCCTCCGATCACTGTGGATTACAGAGTGTGGGGAGCTGATGGAATTGCCAAGTCAAATGTTGGACTCATGGGCGCCTACAATTGAGGATCTCCAGTTGAAGGGATTAAGGAGGCTAAAGAATCTACCGATGCTAATTGATTGCCTTGCTAAATCATCTCATCTTAGGAGATTGACAATTCTTGATGTTCCTAATTTCATGGCTACCGGTGGAGTTGAGGGTTGGGACTTAGGCAGCTTGGAGAAATTAAAGATAGATGTAAGTGTGGAGTGGTCAAGTGAGAATAATGGTGTCACTAAAGACACTGTGGATGGAATCTTGCAAGGATGCTGCAACTCACTTTCTGAGTTGCATTTGGGAGGGGTGGCAAATTGGGAGTGTCTGCCCCGATCGATTCAATATCTCACTGCTCTTTCGCAGTTAACGTTGTTGAATTTCGGGATAGAAGAATTGCCTCAATGGTTTGAGAACCTCTCATCTCTTTGGGAGTTGCGTCTACTTGGTTGCAACAAGTTGAGATGTCTGCCTTCTGCCGATGCCTTGAAGCGCCTCACTCGATTAGAATCTTTACAGATTAAAGATTGTCCGGAACTAAGTATTGATTCGGGGTGGCGCAACCATCGCCGTCTCAATATTGATGTTGATGGCCAGTCTGTTTAA
- the LOC125200949 gene encoding UDP-glycosyltransferase 74E2-like, with amino-acid sequence MEELAWGLLNTNFDFLWVVREEKLPADFLRASADKAMFVRWSPQLEVLSNKAVRCFFSHGGWNSTTEALSLGVPMVVMPQWTEQTTDAKLVQDVWGVGIRVTVGGDGVVRREEIEG; translated from the coding sequence ATGGAGGAGCTGGCGTGGGGCCTACTAAACACGAACTTCGACTTTCTATGGGTCGTCAGGGAAGAGAAGCTCCCGGCAGATTTCCTCCGTGCGTCGGCTGACAAGGCCATGTTCGTGCGGTGGAGCCCTCAGCTGGAGGTGCTGTCCAACAAAGCGGTTAGGTGCTTCTTCTCGCATGGGGGTTGGAATTCCACGACAGAGGCGCTGAGCTTGGGGGTCCCGATGGTGGTCATGCCGCAGTGGACTGAACAGACGACGGATGCTAAGTTGGTGCAGGATGTATGGGGCGTGGGCATTCGGGTTACGGTTGGCGGGGATGGTGTCGTGCGGAGAGAGGAGATCGAGGGATAG
- the LOC125200938 gene encoding disease resistance protein RGA2-like: MEAVATAGVEVLVQNLINFLKEEYSLLRGLEEDAEQLQETLKMIQAYLSDAEKKSTTEAVKIWLRQLEAVAIDADNVLDELNYHFLYKEVRKMDAPKPKNKVLSCLSSCSRSRISRCCKMAHNIKQINVNFKSVNIKATQLGLQNILANALPAVVDTSDETDSFSIDPIFIGRDDDVPKLVDILTQTHPKDERRMFSIVALVGMGGMGKTTLTKKVFNHEKVKARFGSLIWVHVSQKFDPINLFKKIHYKLTKRATDGVESRDDILEKLEEALKDKTYLLVLDDIWNEDVHEWEGFMNSMSGVTSTLGNGIIITTRSQKVALIVNPLEYTLSELSNKDCWSIIKAKAFDGNEEVPPELEIIGKKIAEACRGLPLAANVVGGVLRRCKSEEEWRSISENCLSDAEGAERIKKILKLSFDYLPSPYLKKCFAYCSVFPKGYQILKHEVIEQGMAECFLQPDERNEMEDVGSKFFNVLLHSSLMLVEKRDKYGNVYSCVMHDLVHDLASYVLFNNADGSTPVPYMFLEGEQSHISKEVAKNLRTLLLSSGTSDIIFSDFQFLHNIILGRNYEEKQLPNSIRKLIHLRNLDISNTSIEVLPEWIGELCHLQTLRMSSVKDQKLPNTLKYLVDLRHLYIRNDVGLPAEIGKLSSLRTLPYFKVGEEKGYHIEELGNLKNLNGELAITNLERVRDEEEALKANILQKQNLSELRLKWGWDYSDERNDESVLEGLKPHANLKKLTIYGYKGEKFPTWLRNEPQGSCLPLCNLIEIKLERCSECKEITLGHFPNLRSLYVWRLERSECLSKSFFYNNHNLSYLTINECDMLEALPDGLDILNSLHSLVIQNCRNLKSIGKPSCGGGENQGILFRLSIIGCRELMELPRQMLESWAPTIELLHLDGLRSVMNLPMLIDSLAKSSSLRVLTIRGVPQLMSAGSVESWDLGSLTNLRLDVSVEWSRENSVAINDTVNGILEGCCNSLTQLTLRGVENWEWLPQSIQRLTSLAVLKLENIGIEELPQWFGNLSALERLCLYGCTSLRCLPSVDTLNPLIKLEELEIENCSKLSIDSELRNHPNLKIKIDGNHIVIP; this comes from the coding sequence ATGGAAGCCGTTGCTACAGCAGGCGTCGAAGTTCTTGTCCAAAACCTGATTAACTTTCTCAAGGAAGAGTACTCTCTACTTCGAGGTCTCGAGGAAGATGCTGAACAGCTGCAGGAGACTTTGAAGATGATTCAAGCCTACTTGAGTGATGCTGAGAAGAAATCCACCACCGAAGCTGTCAAGATTTGGTTGAGGCAACTTGAAGCTGTGGCTATTGATGCAGATAATGTCTTGGATGAACTcaactatcattttctctaCAAAGAAGTGAGGAAAATGGATGCACCCAAGCCTAAGAATAAGGTACTATCATGCTTGTCATCCTGCAGTCGTAGTCGCATTTCACGTTGTTGTAAAATGGCTCATAACATCAAACAAATCAATGTGAATTTTAAGTCTGTCAACATCAAGGCAACACAACTTGGCCTTCAAAACATTCTTGCGAATGCACTTCCTGCTGTTGTTGATACTTCCGATGAGACTGATTCGTTCAGTATTGATCCAATCTTTATCGGAAGAGATGATGATGTGCCTAAATTAGTTGACATCCTCACCCAGACCCACCCAAAGGATGAGAGACGGATGTTCTCCATCGTTGCTCTGGTGGGAATGGGGGGTATGGGGAAAACTACGTTGACTAAAAAAGTCTTTAATCATGAAAAGGTGAAGGCTCGATTCGGATCACTTATATGGGTTCATGTTTCTCAAAAATTTGATCCAATCAAtctttttaagaaaatacatTATAAGTTGACTAAGAGGGCAACTGATGGAGTTGAGAGTAGAGATGATATCTTAGAAAAGCTTGAAGAAGCTCTCAAGGATAAAACATatcttcttgttcttgatgATATCTGGAATGAAGATGTTCACGAATGGGAAGGCTTTATGAACTCCATGTCAGGAGTTACTTCCACTTTGGGAAATGGCATTATCATCACTACCAGGAGTCAAAAGGTTGCTTTAATTGTGAACCCTCTTGAATATACTTTAAGTGAATTATCAAATAAAGATTGTTGGTCCATAATCAAAGCAAAAGCTTTTGATGGAAATGAAGAAGTTCCACCAGAATTGGAGATTATTGGAAAAAAGATTGCAGAAGCATGTCGAGGTTTGCCCTTAGCTGCCAATGTAGTTGGTGGTGTGCTTCGAAGATGTAAGTCCGAAGAAGAGTGGCGCTCAATCAGTGAAAATTGTCTTTCAGATGCAGAAGGTGctgaaagaataaaaaagatacTAAAATTGAGCTTTGATTATTTGCCTTCGCCATATCTCAAGAAGTGCTTTGCGTACTGTTCAGTTTTCCCTAAAGGTTACCAAATATTGAAACATGAAGTGATTGAGCAGGGGATGGCAGAATGTTTTCTTCAACCGGATGAAAGAAATGAGATGGAAGATGTGGGAAGTAAGTTTTTCAATGTTCTTCTACACAGCTCTTTGATGCTAGTTGAAAAGCGAGATAAGTATGGAAATGTATATAGTTGTGTGATGCATGATCTTGTGCATGATCTTGCAtcttatgttttatttaataatgcGGACGGCAGCACCCCAGTCCCATACATGTTTCTCGAAGGAGAACAAAGTCATATTTCAAAAGAAGTAGCAAAGAATTTGCGTACATTACTCTTGTCAAGTGGGACTTCCGATATCATCTTCTCAGACTTCCAATTTCTACATAATATAATTCTTGGTAGAAATTATGAAGAGAAGCAATTGCCCAATTCAATTAGGAAGTTGATACATTTGAGAAATCTTGATATTTCAAATACATCTATTGAAGTTTTGCCGGAGTGGATTGGTGAACTCTGTCACTTGCAAACTTTAAGAATGTCAAGTGTCAAGGATCAGAAACTGCCAAACACGTTGAAGTACTTGGTTGACTTGAGGCATCTGTATATTCGCAATGATGTTGGGTTGCCTGCAGAGATTGGGAAATTGAGTAGTCTCCGAACACTACCTTACTTCAAAGTGGGAGAAGAGAAGGGCTATCATATTGAAGAACTcggaaatttgaaaaatctcaATGGAGAATTGGCTATTACAAATCTTGAGAGGGTGCGTGACGAGGAAGAGGCTCTGAAAGCCAATATATTGCAGAAGCAAAATTTATCTGAATTGCGGTTGAAATGGGGATGGGATTATTCGGATGAAAGAAATGATGAGAGTGTGTTGGAAGGTCTCAAACCTCATGCAAATCTGAAGAAGTTGACCATTTACGGATACAAAGGCGAAAAATTTCCAACGTGGTTACGAAATGAGCCTCAAGGCTCTTGCTTACCACTTTGTAACTTGATTGAGATTAAACTCGAGAGGTGCTCAGAATGTAAGGAAATAACATTGGGACATTTTCCAAATTTAAGGTCGCTCTATGTATGGCGATTAGAGAGATCAGAATGTTTGTCAAAGAGTTTTTTCTATAACAATCACAATCTCTCATATTTGACCATTAACGAATGTGATATGTTGGAAGCATTACCGGATGGGTTGGACATCCTCAATTCTCTGCATAGCTTGGTTATACAAAACTGTAGAAATCTAAAGTCGATTGGGAAACCAAGTTGTGGAGGAGGAGAAAATCAAGGAATCCTCTTTCGGCTGAGCATTATAGGCTGCAGAGAACTGATGGAATTGCCTCGCCAAATGCTAGAGTCGTGGGCCCCTACAATTGAGCTTCTTCACCTGGATGGATTAAGGAGCGTAATGAATCTTCCAATGCTGATCGACAGTCTCGCGAAATCATCTAGTCTCAGAGTTTTAACAATCAGAGGCGTTCCTCAATTGATGTCTGCTGGAAGTGTTGAGAGTTGGGATTTAGGTAGCTTGACGAATTTAAGGTTGGATGTGAGTGTGGAGTGGTCAAGGGAGAATAGTGTTGCCATAAATGACACTGTGAATGGCATATTGGAAGGCTGTTGCAACTCACTTACGCAGTTAACGTTAAGAGGGGTGGAAAATTGGGAGTGGCTGCCCCAATCAATTCAACGTCTCACTTCTCTTGCTGTCTTAAAGTTAGAAAACATAGGGATAGAAGAATTGCCGCAATGGTTTGGAAACCTCTCAGCTCTAGAGAGGTTATGCCTATATGGCTGCACAAGCTTGAGGTGCCTGCCCTCTGTAGATACATTGAACCCCCTCATTAAATTAGAAGagttagaaattgaaaattgttcGAAACTAAGTATTGATTCTGAGCTGCGCAACCATCCcaatctcaaaataaagattgATGGCAACCATATTGTAATCCCATAG